A portion of the Flavobacterium limnophilum genome contains these proteins:
- a CDS encoding MlaE family ABC transporter permease: MMLIRYISQIGKYFLMWKEIFSKQTKWSVMRVLVFKEIDDLIIGSLGIVAFISFFVGGVVSIQTALNLNNPLIPRTIIGYATRESVILEFAPTFISIIMAGKMGSFITSSIGSMRVTEQIDALEVMGVNSLNYLVFPKLIAILLYPFIIGISMFLGVFGGYIAAVYGGFATSTDFIDGIQINFVPFHVAYAFIKAFVFAILLATIPSFHGYYMKGGALEVGKASTVAFVWTSVTIILMNYILTQLMLT; the protein is encoded by the coding sequence ATGATGCTCATTCGCTATATATCACAGATAGGCAAATACTTCTTGATGTGGAAAGAAATTTTCAGCAAACAGACCAAATGGTCCGTGATGAGGGTACTTGTCTTCAAAGAAATTGATGATTTAATTATTGGATCACTCGGAATTGTGGCTTTTATTTCCTTTTTTGTGGGAGGTGTTGTCTCCATTCAAACCGCATTGAACCTGAACAATCCGCTAATTCCCAGAACCATTATTGGATATGCCACCCGAGAATCCGTAATATTGGAATTTGCCCCAACATTTATCTCCATTATCATGGCCGGAAAAATGGGTTCCTTTATCACGTCCAGTATTGGATCGATGCGCGTGACAGAACAAATTGATGCCCTGGAGGTTATGGGTGTGAATTCGCTAAATTACCTGGTATTTCCAAAACTTATCGCCATCCTGCTTTATCCATTCATAATTGGGATAAGCATGTTTTTGGGGGTTTTTGGCGGATATATTGCAGCCGTTTATGGTGGTTTTGCAACAAGCACCGACTTTATAGACGGTATCCAAATTAATTTTGTTCCATTTCACGTTGCTTATGCTTTTATCAAGGCTTTTGTGTTTGCCATATTATTGGCAACAATACCGTCATTTCACGGTTATTACATGAAAGGCGGCGCTCTTGAAGTGGGCAAAGCAAGTACCGTGGCATTCGTTTGGACATCGGTTACGATTATTTTGATGAATTATATCTTAACTCAATTAATGTTGACCTAA
- a CDS encoding LytR/AlgR family response regulator transcription factor, producing the protein MNKYKTIIIEDEKRAQMLLQNILEKHFPNIEIMAIADDLPSGVKAIHKHKPDFVFLDIEMPNFSGLEILDFFNEKEVDFSIIFTTAYNHYAIEALKIAAVDYLLKPLNKEDIKEALERFEKKNNTYNQESFSSLKSIISDKKINKIAVPEGSQLHFIKPEDIVYIKADNSYSELYLENEKQMIVSRSIKNFEDGLKENPCFCRIHKSYLINTQFVEKYDKSNGGWVTLSNKKELPVSSEKIEAFLALINKISR; encoded by the coding sequence ATGAATAAATACAAAACCATCATCATCGAAGACGAAAAAAGGGCACAAATGCTGTTGCAAAACATCTTGGAAAAACACTTCCCGAATATCGAAATCATGGCTATTGCCGACGATTTGCCATCGGGTGTAAAAGCCATTCACAAACACAAACCCGATTTTGTTTTTCTTGATATTGAAATGCCTAATTTCAGCGGATTGGAAATTTTGGATTTTTTCAACGAAAAAGAAGTTGATTTCTCCATCATTTTCACCACCGCCTACAATCATTATGCGATTGAAGCCTTGAAAATTGCCGCCGTCGATTATTTACTGAAACCCTTGAACAAAGAAGACATCAAAGAAGCTTTGGAACGTTTTGAAAAGAAAAACAACACCTACAATCAAGAATCCTTTTCGAGTTTGAAAAGCATTATTTCTGATAAAAAAATCAACAAAATTGCGGTTCCCGAAGGCAGTCAACTGCATTTCATAAAACCTGAAGACATCGTTTACATCAAGGCCGACAATTCGTATTCTGAACTTTATCTGGAAAACGAAAAACAAATGATCGTTAGCCGTTCCATAAAAAATTTCGAAGACGGACTCAAAGAGAATCCGTGTTTTTGCCGAATCCACAAATCCTATTTAATCAACACACAATTTGTGGAAAAATACGACAAATCGAATGGAGGTTGGGTCACGCTTTCCAACAAAAAAGAGCTTCCCGTTTCGTCTGAAAAAATCGAAGCTTTTTTGGCCTTGATCAATAAAATATCACGATAA
- a CDS encoding mannose-1-phosphate guanylyltransferase: MNKNYYAIIMAGGVGSRFWPVSTTEFPKQFHDMLGAGETLIQKTFSRLSKLIPVENILILTNEKYNSIVLEQLPMVKQEQVLLEPAMRNTAPCILYASLKIQKQNPEAVMVVAPSDHWIEDENAFAENLQQCFDFCAKENALMTLGIQPTFPNTGFGYIEYDKTDANPIKKVSQFREKPDYETAKSFLKSGNFLWNGGIFIWSVKSITEAFEKFQPQMNALFQKGLESYNTAAEKSFIEENYALAENVSIDYAVMESAKNVYVLPATFDWNDLGTWGSLHEKLEKDENNNAVVNATVVLQNSSSNIISTAKDKLVIIDGLEDFIIVDKDNVLLIYPKSKEQEIKGIVNSLKG; the protein is encoded by the coding sequence ATGAATAAAAATTATTACGCAATTATAATGGCCGGTGGAGTAGGTTCCCGATTTTGGCCAGTAAGTACTACCGAATTTCCAAAACAATTTCATGACATGTTGGGAGCAGGGGAAACCTTGATTCAGAAAACTTTCAGTAGATTGTCGAAATTGATTCCGGTGGAGAATATCCTTATTTTAACCAACGAAAAATACAATTCGATAGTGTTGGAACAATTGCCAATGGTGAAACAAGAACAAGTTTTACTGGAACCGGCAATGCGAAATACGGCGCCATGTATTTTATATGCGTCCCTGAAGATCCAAAAACAAAATCCAGAGGCTGTTATGGTCGTGGCACCAAGCGATCACTGGATAGAAGACGAAAATGCTTTTGCCGAAAACTTGCAGCAATGTTTTGATTTTTGTGCCAAAGAAAATGCCTTGATGACTCTCGGAATTCAACCTACATTTCCAAACACTGGTTTTGGTTATATTGAATACGATAAAACGGATGCGAATCCAATTAAAAAAGTATCTCAATTTCGTGAAAAACCGGATTATGAAACAGCCAAATCGTTCTTGAAAAGCGGAAATTTCTTGTGGAATGGCGGTATTTTTATTTGGAGCGTTAAATCCATAACCGAGGCTTTCGAAAAATTTCAACCACAAATGAATGCCTTGTTTCAAAAAGGATTGGAAAGCTATAACACGGCTGCCGAAAAATCGTTCATTGAAGAAAATTATGCCTTGGCCGAAAATGTTTCCATAGATTACGCCGTGATGGAAAGTGCCAAAAATGTTTATGTTCTTCCTGCCACTTTCGATTGGAACGACCTTGGAACTTGGGGGTCTTTGCACGAAAAACTAGAGAAGGACGAAAATAACAATGCGGTGGTAAATGCCACGGTTGTCTTGCAAAATTCTTCCAGCAATATTATCAGTACGGCCAAAGATAAATTAGTTATTATTGATGGATTGGAGGATTTTATCATTGTGGATAAAGACAATGTTTTGTTGATTTATCCAAAGAGCAAAGAACAAGAAATCAAAGGAATTGTAAACAGTTTGAAAGGGTAA
- a CDS encoding glycosyltransferase: protein MRYYIVIPSYNEEALIPLTLQSLISQTVLPSKIVVVNDNSTDKTAEIVLDFAKENPYISLVNKTSKNIHLPGSKVIQAFQKGFETLDENYDLIVKIDADLIFPPNYFETVIKHFESDPTIGMAGGFCYIEKNGDWILENLTDKDHIRGALKAYRKATFQQIGGLKPAMGWDTVDELLCKFYNWKVVTDESLHVKHLKPTGANYNKTARYKQGEAFYTLGYGFFITAIASAKLAMMKKKPLLFLDYIQGFWKAKSAKKTILVNPEQAKFIRKYRLQKMKEKLF, encoded by the coding sequence ATGAGATATTACATAGTTATTCCGTCTTACAACGAAGAAGCACTTATTCCTTTGACCTTGCAATCCTTGATTTCGCAAACCGTTTTGCCGTCAAAAATTGTGGTGGTCAACGATAATTCCACGGACAAAACTGCCGAAATTGTTTTGGATTTTGCCAAAGAAAACCCGTATATCAGTTTAGTAAACAAAACTTCCAAAAACATACATTTACCAGGAAGCAAAGTGATTCAAGCTTTTCAAAAAGGGTTCGAAACATTGGATGAAAACTACGATTTAATCGTGAAAATTGATGCCGACTTGATTTTTCCTCCAAATTATTTCGAAACCGTCATCAAACATTTTGAATCTGATCCAACAATTGGAATGGCAGGAGGATTTTGTTACATCGAAAAAAATGGCGACTGGATTCTGGAAAACCTGACCGACAAAGATCATATTCGAGGCGCACTCAAAGCATATAGAAAAGCAACTTTCCAGCAAATTGGAGGTTTAAAACCAGCAATGGGTTGGGACACGGTTGACGAATTGCTTTGCAAATTCTACAATTGGAAAGTGGTTACTGACGAAAGTTTGCACGTAAAACACCTCAAACCCACGGGCGCCAACTACAACAAAACGGCACGCTACAAACAAGGTGAAGCTTTTTACACCTTGGGTTACGGATTTTTTATTACCGCAATTGCTTCGGCAAAACTGGCAATGATGAAGAAAAAACCATTGCTTTTTTTAGATTACATTCAAGGATTTTGGAAAGCCAAATCTGCCAAAAAAACCATATTGGTCAATCCAGAGCAAGCCAAATTCATTCGAAAATACCGTTTGCAGAAAATGAAGGAGAAATTGTTTTAA
- a CDS encoding methyltransferase, producing the protein MYEKTFPNKRFKHTLEFLQKHVPTSETILDLGVPNPFSKIMGENGYSVKNTTGEDIDNNQAALQNENYTVFTAFEIFEHLLNPYTVLENVKCNKLLISIPLRLWFSPAYRSKTDMWDRHYHEFEDWQLDWLLEKTGWKIIDRQKFTHPVKKIGFRPLLRFFTPRYYIVYAEKVTNN; encoded by the coding sequence ATGTACGAAAAAACATTTCCCAATAAAAGATTCAAACACACTTTAGAATTTTTACAAAAACACGTTCCAACTTCCGAAACCATCCTTGATTTAGGCGTTCCAAATCCTTTTTCCAAAATAATGGGAGAAAACGGATACAGCGTAAAAAACACTACAGGCGAAGATATCGACAACAATCAAGCGGCATTGCAAAACGAGAACTACACTGTTTTTACCGCTTTTGAAATCTTCGAACATTTATTGAATCCTTACACGGTATTGGAAAACGTGAAATGCAACAAACTACTGATTTCCATTCCGTTGCGTTTGTGGTTTTCGCCGGCTTATAGAAGCAAAACCGATATGTGGGACAGACATTACCACGAATTTGAGGATTGGCAATTGGACTGGCTTTTGGAAAAAACAGGCTGGAAAATCATCGACAGGCAGAAATTTACGCATCCTGTAAAGAAAATTGGATTCCGACCCTTATTGCGATTTTTCACGCCGAGATATTATATCGTTTATGCTGAAAAAGTGACTAATAATTAG
- a CDS encoding ABC transporter ATP-binding protein, whose amino-acid sequence MIEIKNLEKSFGDSKILKGVSAVFETGKTNLIIGQSGSGKTVLLKSLLGIFTPEVGTISFDGRIYSDLTSEEKRELRTEIGMLFQGSALFDSMTVSENVGFPLKMFTNDDKHKIQDRVDFVLKRVALIDAHHKLPSEISGGMQKRVAIARAIVNNPKYLFCDEPNSGLDPNTATLIDNLIKEITEEYNITTVINTHDMNSVMEIGENILFLKNGVKAWEGTKEDIFRTDNEAVVDFVYSSNLFKKVREAYLND is encoded by the coding sequence ATGATAGAAATAAAAAATTTAGAAAAATCGTTCGGGGATTCCAAAATTCTCAAAGGCGTTTCCGCTGTTTTCGAAACGGGAAAAACCAACTTGATTATTGGTCAAAGTGGCTCCGGGAAAACAGTTTTGCTAAAGTCATTACTTGGAATTTTTACGCCCGAAGTGGGAACCATTTCTTTTGACGGCAGAATTTATTCAGACCTAACTTCAGAAGAAAAAAGGGAATTAAGAACCGAAATTGGAATGCTTTTCCAGGGAAGTGCCTTGTTTGATTCGATGACCGTTTCAGAAAATGTGGGTTTTCCGTTGAAAATGTTTACCAATGACGACAAACATAAAATTCAAGATCGTGTTGATTTTGTGCTAAAAAGAGTGGCACTTATTGATGCCCATCATAAATTGCCTTCTGAAATTTCCGGGGGAATGCAAAAACGTGTCGCCATTGCGCGTGCCATTGTAAACAATCCCAAATACCTGTTTTGTGACGAACCCAATTCAGGACTAGACCCCAATACGGCCACATTAATCGACAATCTCATCAAGGAAATCACCGAGGAATACAACATTACCACCGTAATCAACACCCACGACATGAATTCTGTAATGGAAATTGGAGAGAATATCTTGTTCTTAAAAAATGGAGTTAAAGCTTGGGAAGGCACAAAAGAGGACATTTTCAGAACCGACAACGAAGCTGTTGTTGACTTCGTTTATTCCTCTAATTTATTCAAGAAAGTAAGAGAAGCGTATTTAAACGACTAA